One window of the Trifolium pratense cultivar HEN17-A07 linkage group LG2, ARS_RC_1.1, whole genome shotgun sequence genome contains the following:
- the LOC123905895 gene encoding ABC transporter B family member 28-like: MASITTTLCHYHIPLSSSFKIHKPTHSFPLPLSHSPRHLIHPFKFQPKTIPSRFLLSQPPRAYVTGPASDPNVADPDPKLDGLIQEEPYIPRVITWELLSFLLVKHKFRLAVCVASLFACTTCTLSMPIFSGRFFEVLIGVRPEPLWSLLSKMGVLYALEPLFTVIFVINMNIVWEKVMSTLRAQIFGKLLIQKVEFFDKYKVGEITGLLTSDLGSLKNIVSENVSRDRGFRALSEVTGTMFILFTLSPQLAPILGALMIAVSVSIAVYKRSTLPVFQEHGLAQASISDCITETFSAIRTVRSFSGEKRQMFMFANQVLSFQSSGIKLGTFKSINESLTRVAVYISLIALYCLGGSKVKAGQLSVGTMASFIGYTFTLTFAVQGLVNTFGDLRGSLAAVERINSVLSGVQVDDALAYGLKRELNQKAVNDENLKLFFSDSSSEKNQNNHLHYMSALKTSTNLFSLAWSGDISLEDVYFSYPLRPDVEILRGLNLRLKCGTVTALVGASGAGKSTIVQLLSRFYEPSRGCITVGGEDVRTFDKSEWARVVSIVNQEPVLFSVSVGENIAYGLPDDDVSKDDVIKAAKAANAHEFIISLPQGYDTLVGERGGLLSGGQRQRIAIARALLKNAPILILDEATSALDTVSERLVQDALNRLMNGRTTLVIAHRLSTVQNAHQIALCSDGKIAELGTHFELLGKKGQYASLVGNQRLAFE, translated from the exons ATGGCCTCTATAACAACAACACTATGCCATTACCACATCCCCCTATCATCATCCTTCAAAATCCACAAACCAACACACTCATTCCCACTCCCACTCTCACACTCCCCGCGTCATCTCATTCACCCCTTCAAATTCCAACCAAAAACCATTCCATCTCGTTTTCTTCTTTCCCAACCGCCACGCGCCTATGTCACTGGACCAGCATCCGACCCGAATGTTGCTGACCCGGATCCGAAACTTGACGGATTAATACAAGAGGAACCATACATACCAAGGGTTATTACATGGGAgcttctctcttttcttcttgTTAAGCATAAATTTCGTCTTGCTGTTTGTGTTGCTTCTCTCTTTGCTTGCACCACTTGTACCCTATCCATGCCCATTTTTTCTG GACGGTTTTTTGAAGTTCTTATTGGTGTCAGACCCGAGCCGTTGTGGAGTCTTCTCAGTAAAATGGGAGTTCTGTATGCACTAGAGCCACTTTTTAcagttatttttgttataaacaTGAACATAGTGTGGGAGAAAGTTATGTCAACACTAAGAGCTCAAATCTTTGGAAAATTATTGATTCAGAAG gttgaattttttgacaaatacaaG GTAGGCGAAATCACTGGTTTGTTAACATCTGATTTGGGTTctcttaaaaatattgtcaGTGAGAATGTTTCAAGGGATCGTGGATTCAGGGCATTATCTGAG GTCACTGGAACAATGTTCATACTTTTTACTTTATCCCCTCAACTGGCTCCAATTCTTGGTGCTCTGATGATCGCAGTTTCCGTTTCAATCG CTGTCTACAAGAGATCAACTTTGCCTGTTTTTCAAGAACATGGTTTGGCCCAAGCATCTATCTCTGATTGTATAACAGAAACTTTTTCTGCTATTAGAACA GTGCGATCTTTTAGTGGAGAAAAGCGCCAAATGTTTATGTTTGCTAACCAG GTTCTGTCCTTCCAATCGAGTGGTATAAAGCTTGGAACTTTCAAATCTATTAACGAATCCTTGACTAGAGTAGCTGTTTATATTTCTTTAATTGCTCTGTATTGTCTCGGAGGAAGCAAAGTTAAGGCG GGTCAACTCTCTGTTGGAACTATGGCTTCTTTTATTGGATATACATTCACTTTAACATTCGCT GTTCAAGGATTGGTTAATACTTTTGGCGATCTTCGTGGATCTCTTGCGGCTGTTGAGAGGATCAACTCTGTTTTGTCTGGAGTTCAAGTTGATGATGCCCTTGCCTATGGCTTAAAAAGAGAACTAAACCAAAAAGCAGTGAACGATGAAAACCTTAAATTGTTCTTCTCTGATAGTTCTTCTGAGAAAAACCAAAATAATCATTTACATTACATGTCAGCATTAAAAACGTCGACAAATCTGTTTAGCTTAGCTTGGTCTGGAGATATTTCTCTTGAAG ATGTTTATTTCTCTTATCCTCTAAGGCCAGATGTGGAAATTTTGCGTGGCTTAAACTTAAGACTAAAATGTGGAACTGTAACTGCACTAGTAGGTGCTAGTGGTGCAGGAAAGAGTACAATAGTACAGCTATTGTCTCGTTTTTATGAG CCTTCAAGAGGTTGTATAACAGTTGGTGGAGAAGATGTCCGAACATTTGATAAAAGTGAATGGGCCCGAGTTGTTTCTATCGTAAATCAA GAACCTGTTCTGTTTTCCGTTTCTGTTGGAGAAAATATTGCATATGGACTTCCAGATGACGATGTTTCTAAAGACGATGTGATTAAGGCAGCAAAGGCAGCAAATGCtcatgaatttataatttcactTCCACAG GGCTATGATACACTTGTTGGTGAGCGTGGAGGCCTACTGAGTGGAGGACAAAGACAG AGAATTGCAATTGCCCGAGCTCTTTTGAAGAATGCTCCTATCCTTATACTTGATGAG GCTACAAGTGCGCTGGATACCGTCAGTGAGCGATTGGTCCAAGATGCTCTCAACCGTTTGATGAACGGTAGGACAACATTAGTCATAGCTCACAGATTAAGCACAGTACAAAATGCACATCAAATTGCGCTATGTTCAGATGGGAAAATTGCAGAATTAGGCACTCATTTTGAGTTATTGGGTAAGAAGGGCCAATACGCTTCATTAGTTGGCAATCAAAGGCTTGCATTTGAATAG
- the LOC123905896 gene encoding post-GPI attachment to proteins factor 3-like: MAIFRSLILIAIICSFFLHIAASDGEIDPLYKGCVEQCEKSGCVGDRCFQHCKFSSDGKPIDGPWYMHEPLYLEWKQWDCRTDCRYYCMLAREEERTKLGEKPVKYHGKWPFRRIYGIQEPVAVALSALNLAMQFHGWVSFFILVYYKLPLRPDKKAYYEYTGLWHIYGILSMNAWLWRAVFHSRAVELTEKLNYSSAVALIGFSLILAILRAFNVRDEATRVMVSAPLVAFVTTHIMYLNFYELNYGLNTKVSMLMAVVQLLIWAIWAGVSSHPARWKLWIVVAGGIFAMVLETYDFPPYKGYVDAHALWNAANIPLTFLWWSYIRDDAEFRTSALLKKVK, encoded by the exons ATGGCTATCTTTCGTTCTCTAATCCTTATCGCCATCATTTGTTCGTTCTTCCTCCACATCGCCGCCAGCGACGGTGAAATCGATCCGCTTTACAA GGGTTGTGTGGAACAGTGCGAGAAATCTGGGTGTGTAGGGGATAGATGTTTTCAACATTGTAAATTCTCATCAGATGGAAAACCAATTGATGGTCCATGGTATATGCATGAACCACTTTACCTGGAGTGGAAACAATGGGACTGTCGCACTGATTGTCGGTATTACTGCATGCTAGCCAGAGAGGAAGAAAGAACAAAACTTGGTGAAAAACCTGTCAAGTATCATGGAAAATGGCCATTTAGGCGCATTTATGGGATTCAG GAACCTGTGGCTGTTGCTCTGTCAGCCCTTAATCTTGCTATGCAGTTTCATGGCTGGGTATCCTTCTTCATTCTTGTTTACTACAAGTTGCCTTTGAGGCCAGATAAGAAGGCATATTATGAGTACACCGGCTTGTGGCATATTTATGGGATTCTATCGATGAATGCATGGTTGTGGAGGGCTGTTTTTCATAGTAG AGCTGTGGAATTAACAGAGAAGCTGAATTATTCTTCTGCTGTGGCCTTAATTGGATTTTCCCTCATTCTAGCAATACTTCGAGCTTTTAATGTGAGGGACGAGGCTACAAGAGTCATGGTTTCTGCTCCCTTGGTTGCTTTTGTGACAACTCACATCATGTATCTGAATTTCTACGAACTGAATTATG GTTTGAACACGAAAGTTTCCATGCTGATGGCTGTTGTCCAGCTTCTTATTTGGGCAATCTGGGCTGGTGTTTCCAGCCATCCGGCACGATGGAAATTATGGATAGTAGTCGCGGGAGGAATTTTTGCTATGGTCTTAGAGACATATGATTTTCCTCCTTACAAGGGATATGTGGATGCTCATGCTCTATGGAATGCAGCAAACATTCCTCTTACATTCCTTTGGTGGAGTTATATAAGGGATGATGCTGAGTTTAGAACCTCTGCTCTTCTTAAGAAGGTTAAATAG
- the LOC123905897 gene encoding dehydration-responsive element-binding protein 1C-like — protein sequence MVFTSNNNSSFSYSISSKDSSFHTSSPDSELRLAASSPKKPAGRKIFKETRHPVYRGVRKRNLDKWVCEMREPNKKTRIWLGTFPTAEMAARAHDVAAMALRGRYACLNFADSVWRLPIPITSNTKDIQKAATEAAEAFRPEKILMTNNIDTVVAVIAAKELSMFCVEEQDDEELLNIPDFFRNIALMSPAHSFEHNYEDFEDFQDDEDFKTMSVTITCVVTANGIHSPDFTVITRTVVVAVTANQALLCLVYCFSSWQGKVQKNNE from the exons ATGGTATTCACTAGTAACAACAACTCTTCCTTTTCATACTCAATTTCATCAAAAGATTCTTCTTTCCACACATCATCACCGGACTCTGAGCTCCGATTAGCGGCGAGTAGTCCCAAGAAACCGGCAGGGAGAAAGATATTCAAGGAAACTCGCCACCCGGTATACCGGGGTGTGAGGAAGCGGAACTTAGATAAATGGGTTTGTGAAATGAGAGAGCCAAACAAAAAGACTAGAATTTGGCTAGGAACTTTTCCAACCGCCGAGATGGCAGCCCGAGCACACGATGTTGCGGCAATGGCATTGAGAGGTCGCTATGCCTGTCTCAATTTCGCCGACTCAGTGTGGCGGCTCCCTATTCCTATAACCTCTAATACAAAAGATATTCAAAAGGCAGCTACCGAAGCCGCCGAGGCTTTTAGACCAGAAAAGATTTTAATGACAAACAACATTGACACCGTTGTAGCTGTCATTGCTGCAAAGGAGCTGAGTATGTTTTGTGTGGAAGAGCAAGACGATGAAGAACTGTTGAATATTCCAGATTTTTTTAGGAATATAGCACTAATGTCCCCTGCACATAGTTTTGAGCATAACTATGAAGATTTTGAAGACTTTCAAGATGATGAG GATTTTAAAACAATGTCTGTTACCATTACCTGTGTTGTGACTGCAAATGGAATCCATTCACCAGATTTCACCGTGATAACAAGGACTGTGGTCGTTGCCGTGACTGCGAACCAAGCTCTTTTATGTCTggtttattgtttttcttcttgGCAAGGAAAGGTGCAAAAGAATAATGAATGA
- the LOC123905898 gene encoding dehydration-responsive element-binding protein 1A-like, whose product MVFTSNNNSSFSYSISSKDSSSFHTSSPDSELRLAASSPKKPAGRKIFKETRHPVYRGVRKRNLDKWVCEMREPNKKTRIWLGTFPTAEMAARAHDVAAMALRGRYACLNFADSVWRLPIPITSKTKDIQKAATEAAEAFRPEKILMTNDIDTVVAVIAAKELSMFCVEEQDDEELLNIPDFFSNIALMSPAHSFEHEYEEFEDFQDDEVSLWNF is encoded by the coding sequence ATGGTATTCACTAGTAACAACAACTCTTCCTTTTCATACTCAATTTCATCAAAAGATTCTTCTTCTTTCCACACATCATCACCGGACTCTGAGCTCCGATTAGCGGCAAGTAGTCCCAAGAAACCGGCAGGGAGAAAGATATTCAAAGAAACTCGCCACCCGGTATACCGGGGTGTGAGGAAGCGGAACTTAGATAAATGGGTTTGTGAAATGAGAGAGCCAAACAAAAAGACTAGAATTTGGCTAGGAACTTTTCCAACCGCCGAGATGGCAGCCCGAGCACACGATGTTGCGGCAATGGCATTGAGAGGTCGCTATGCCTGTCTCAATTTCGCCGACTCAGTGTGGCGGCTCCCTATTCCTATAACCTCTAAAACAAAAGATATTCAAAAGGCAGCTACCGAAGCCGCTGAGGCTTTTAGACCAGAAAAGATTTTAATGACAAACGACATTGACACCGTTGTAGCTGTCATCGCTGCAAAGGAGCTGAGTATGTTTTGTGTGGAAGAGCAAGACGACGAAGAACTGTTGAATATTCCAGATTTTTTTAGTAATATAGCACTAATGTCCCCTGCACATAGTTTTGAGCATGAGTATGAAGAATTCGAAGACTTTCAAGATGATGAGGTATCACTATGGaacttttaa